The following proteins are encoded in a genomic region of Catharus ustulatus isolate bCatUst1 chromosome 4, bCatUst1.pri.v2, whole genome shotgun sequence:
- the LOC116995521 gene encoding C-type lectin domain family 5 member A-like, which produces MAENVLYADLNLSEPTRPRIQTVPDVQESGCTYAEVKVKCQDTNAAAKCKSSGKSCCSRKRVAVCVVTILVLVLAVYLIITYDPTAGSQNSSTPLSPNSQEDAGCPPPWKKHGRKCYFFSPEKRKKDWNSSRAECAAKGSDLVIIESREELNYLHTQSQYEYYLLGLRYSPEEQKWKWINKVEHDPAIFSIHGPLSGYHCTVIGYGKVSTAPCHGTETAQNMCEKTVTL; this is translated from the exons ATGGCAGAAAATGTCCTTTATGCTGACTTGAACTTGTCTGAACCAACCAGACCCAGAATCCAGACGGTCCCTGATGTCCAAG AGTCAGGTTGTACCTATGCAGAAGTGAAAGTGAAATGCCAAGACACAAATGCTGCAGCAAAGTGCAAATCATCTG GTAAAAGCTGTTGTTCCAGAAAACGTGTTGCTGTATGTGTGGTGACAATCCTTGTGCTGGTCCTGGCAGTGTATTTAATAATCACAT aTGATCCAACTGCAGGCAGCCAAAACAGCTCAACACCATTGTCCCCCAACAGCCAAGAGGA tgcaggCTGTCCCCCACCATGGAAAAAACATGGGAGAAAATGCtacttcttttctccagagaagagaaagaaggactGGAATTCCTCCCGTGCAGAATGCGCTGCCAAGGGCTCAGACCTGGTGATCAttgagagcagggaagagctg AATTACCTTCACACCCAATCACAATATGAGTACTACTTACTTGGTCTCAGATACTCTCCAGAGGAACAGAAGTGGAAGTGGATCAACAAGGTGGAgcatgacccagccat ATTCAGTATACACGGACCTCTTAGCGGGTATCACTGCACGGTCATTGGATATGGTAAGGTATCAACTGCACCTTGTCATGGAACCGAAACAGCACAGAACATGTGTGAAAAAACTGTAACATTGTGA